One Sporomusaceae bacterium ACPt DNA window includes the following coding sequences:
- the murAA gene encoding UDP-N-acetylglucosamine 1-carboxyvinyltransferase 1, whose protein sequence is MEKLIIRGGKRLSGTVKISGAKNAVLPVIAATLLGTTPSTLEEIPDLEDVRTITEVLTHLGAAVRVEPETLYIDSTNITACEAPYELVRKMRASFLVMGPLLAREGCAKISLPGGCAIGTRPIDLHLKGFEALGAEIVMGHGFIEAKAPQGLKGARIYLDFPSVGATENIMMAASMARGQTIIENPAEEPEIVDLANMLNHMGANIRGAGTKIIRIEGVTELKGACHCVIPDRIEAGTYMVAAAMTGGDVYVENALTEHLKPVIAKLKEAGVVIEEDINGVRVRGTGTVRSVDIKTLPYPGFPTDMQAQFMALMTIAQGTSIVTETVFENRFMHVDELKRMGASIKIDGRSAVVEGVPKLTGCPVKATDLRAGAALVLAGLVAEGQTEIGYIHHIDRGYDRLVEKFRGLGADIERVS, encoded by the coding sequence GTGGAAAAATTAATTATTCGAGGGGGCAAACGCCTGTCTGGCACAGTAAAGATAAGCGGCGCGAAAAATGCCGTGCTGCCGGTTATTGCGGCAACACTATTGGGGACAACTCCCAGCACCCTGGAAGAAATACCGGATCTTGAGGATGTCCGCACAATCACCGAAGTGCTTACGCATCTGGGGGCGGCGGTAAGAGTTGAACCAGAGACACTATATATTGACAGCACGAATATTACGGCTTGCGAGGCTCCGTATGAGCTTGTGCGGAAAATGCGGGCATCTTTTCTGGTTATGGGCCCGTTATTGGCGCGGGAGGGTTGTGCCAAAATCTCGTTACCGGGCGGCTGCGCCATTGGTACCCGGCCAATTGACCTGCATTTAAAAGGCTTTGAAGCATTAGGTGCTGAAATTGTCATGGGCCACGGTTTTATTGAAGCCAAAGCGCCCCAGGGACTTAAAGGAGCGAGAATTTATCTGGATTTTCCCAGTGTTGGCGCAACCGAGAATATCATGATGGCCGCCAGTATGGCTAGGGGCCAGACAATTATTGAAAACCCGGCCGAAGAGCCGGAAATTGTTGATCTGGCCAACATGCTAAACCACATGGGCGCTAATATCCGCGGCGCCGGTACCAAAATTATTAGAATTGAAGGCGTAACTGAGCTGAAAGGCGCTTGCCACTGTGTGATTCCTGACCGGATTGAGGCCGGCACATATATGGTGGCGGCAGCTATGACCGGCGGTGATGTATATGTGGAAAACGCTCTGACCGAACATTTAAAGCCGGTAATTGCCAAACTGAAAGAAGCCGGTGTTGTTATTGAGGAAGACATAAACGGTGTCAGGGTACGCGGTACCGGCACTGTGCGGTCAGTAGATATTAAAACCTTGCCTTACCCCGGTTTTCCCACCGATATGCAAGCCCAGTTTATGGCGCTTATGACGATTGCTCAAGGTACCAGCATAGTTACCGAGACCGTGTTTGAAAACCGGTTCATGCATGTCGACGAACTCAAACGCATGGGTGCTTCGATTAAGATTGACGGACGCAGCGCTGTGGTTGAAGGTGTGCCCAAACTGACCGGCTGCCCGGTCAAAGCTACCGACCTTAGAGCAGGTGCGGCCTTGGTGTTGGCCGGATTAGTGGCTGAAGGCCAAACCGAGATTGGCTATATTCATCATATTGACCGCGGTTATGACCGGTTAGTGGAAAAATTCCGCGGCCTTGGTGCTGATATTGAACGCGTAAGTTAG
- the atpC gene encoding ATP synthase epsilon chain, with translation MANKIRLDIVTPDRVVYSEDVNMVIARATDGDLGILPGHAPLIAGLEIWPLRVLKDDGEQLLSLCGGFIEVRPQKITVLASCAELPEEIDVTRAEAAKERAESRLKGGMPDIDVHRAEMALKRAMMRLKVADRKF, from the coding sequence ATGGCCAATAAGATTAGGCTGGATATTGTTACTCCTGATCGGGTGGTCTACTCCGAAGACGTCAATATGGTTATCGCCAGAGCTACTGATGGCGACCTTGGCATTCTCCCGGGGCATGCGCCGCTTATTGCCGGTCTTGAAATTTGGCCGCTACGTGTTTTAAAAGACGATGGCGAGCAACTGTTATCACTTTGCGGCGGATTTATCGAAGTCCGGCCGCAAAAGATCACTGTGCTGGCCAGTTGCGCGGAGTTGCCGGAAGAAATTGATGTTACGCGGGCCGAGGCGGCTAAAGAGCGGGCCGAATCCCGGTTAAAAGGCGGCATGCCTGACATCGACGTCCACCGGGCTGAAATGGCACTTAAACGGGCCATGATGCGTCTCAAAGTTGCTGATAGAAAATTTTAG
- the atpD gene encoding ATP synthase subunit beta, producing the protein MNIGRVIQVIGPVIDVEFPPEKLPAIYNAVTIDETVGDVHVKLTAEVMQHLGDNTVRCVAMSSTDGLTRGMQAVDTGAPIKIPVGKGTLGRVFNVLGETVDNKPDQVTAEDYWPIHRPAPAFEDQETATQILETGIKVVDLIAPYALGGKIGLFGGAGVGKTVLIMELIRNIATEHGGYSVFSGVGERTREGNDLWNEMMESGVIDKTALVYGQMNEPPGARMRVGLTGLTMAEYFRDVGGQDVLLFIDNIFRFIQAGSEVSALLGRMPSAVGYQPTLSTDVGALQERITSTKKGSITSVQAVYVPADDLTDPAPAATFAHLDATTVLSRQIAELGIYPAVDPLDSTSRIMDPHVLGEDHYQVARGVQEVLQRYKELQDIIAILGMEELSDEDKLTVARARKIQRFLSQPFFVAEAFTGTPGKYVPLKETVRGFKEILSGKHDDLPENAFYMVGTIDEAVEKARKMKGE; encoded by the coding sequence GTGAATATCGGTAGAGTTATACAAGTTATCGGTCCTGTTATTGACGTTGAGTTTCCCCCGGAAAAACTGCCTGCCATTTACAACGCTGTCACAATTGACGAAACAGTTGGTGACGTGCATGTCAAGCTGACTGCTGAAGTAATGCAGCACCTGGGTGACAATACCGTGCGCTGCGTAGCTATGTCCTCGACTGACGGCCTTACCCGCGGCATGCAGGCAGTAGACACCGGGGCGCCGATTAAAATTCCTGTCGGCAAAGGCACTTTAGGACGGGTATTTAACGTATTGGGGGAAACCGTTGACAATAAACCGGACCAGGTTACAGCCGAAGATTACTGGCCCATTCACCGGCCGGCGCCGGCGTTCGAGGATCAGGAAACCGCGACTCAAATACTGGAAACAGGCATTAAGGTTGTTGACCTCATTGCCCCGTACGCCCTGGGCGGTAAAATCGGCCTGTTTGGCGGCGCCGGCGTAGGCAAGACCGTACTTATCATGGAACTCATCCGCAATATTGCCACCGAGCATGGCGGCTATTCAGTATTTTCGGGCGTGGGTGAACGTACCCGCGAAGGCAATGACTTGTGGAATGAAATGATGGAATCGGGCGTTATTGATAAAACGGCGCTGGTGTACGGCCAGATGAACGAACCGCCTGGAGCCAGGATGCGTGTAGGCCTTACCGGTCTTACTATGGCCGAATATTTCCGTGATGTTGGTGGCCAGGACGTGCTCCTGTTCATTGACAACATTTTCCGGTTCATTCAGGCCGGTTCCGAGGTTTCGGCGCTTTTAGGCCGGATGCCGTCGGCAGTAGGCTATCAGCCCACCCTGAGCACCGACGTTGGCGCTCTGCAGGAACGGATTACTTCGACTAAAAAAGGGTCCATTACTTCGGTTCAAGCCGTATACGTGCCTGCCGACGACCTTACCGACCCGGCGCCGGCGGCTACCTTCGCCCATCTTGACGCCACTACGGTATTATCCCGGCAGATTGCCGAACTTGGTATCTATCCGGCTGTTGACCCGCTGGACTCGACTTCCCGGATTATGGACCCGCATGTTTTGGGTGAAGACCATTACCAGGTTGCCCGCGGGGTGCAGGAAGTCCTCCAGCGCTATAAGGAACTTCAGGATATTATCGCGATTCTGGGTATGGAAGAGCTGTCTGACGAAGATAAGCTGACTGTTGCCCGGGCGCGGAAAATTCAAAGATTCTTGAGCCAGCCGTTCTTCGTGGCCGAAGCGTTTACCGGCACTCCCGGCAAATACGTTCCCCTCAAAGAAACGGTGCGCGGCTTTAAAGAAATTTTAAGTGGCAAACATGATGATTTGCCCGAAAATGCATTCTATATGGTCGGTACTATTGATGAAGCGGTGGAAAAGGCTCGCAAAATGAAGGGGGAGTAA
- the atpG gene encoding ATP synthase gamma chain — protein sequence MASARDIRRRIKSVKNIQQITKAMKMVAAARLRRAQERAIASKPYTDKIREVLANVAANARDASHPLLDVREVKQVGYLVLSADKGLAGAYSSNLIKEVLPQVRGKDNVRLVTVGRKARDYFKRRGYKIDGEYTGFSEKPSYQDAVMLARFMADKFVTGEYDEIYLTYTHFYSPISQKPTTVKLLPVAGIGDGEEIPQTEYIFEPSAGEVLSLLLPRYLETVIYGALLQSAASELGARMTAMGSATDNAQELISKLTLNYNKVRQATITREISEIVGGAEALK from the coding sequence ATGGCTAGCGCCAGGGATATCCGCCGCCGCATTAAAAGTGTAAAAAATATTCAGCAGATTACCAAGGCTATGAAAATGGTTGCTGCTGCCCGCTTGCGCCGGGCGCAGGAACGCGCCATCGCCAGCAAACCATACACAGATAAGATTCGGGAGGTACTGGCCAATGTGGCTGCCAATGCCCGTGATGCTTCCCACCCGCTATTAGACGTGCGGGAAGTAAAACAAGTTGGCTATCTGGTGTTAAGTGCTGACAAAGGCTTGGCCGGGGCATACTCTTCCAATTTAATCAAAGAGGTTTTGCCCCAGGTCCGTGGCAAAGATAACGTCAGGCTGGTAACAGTAGGCCGCAAAGCCCGCGATTATTTTAAACGGCGCGGCTATAAAATTGATGGCGAATATACCGGTTTTTCAGAAAAGCCGTCGTATCAAGACGCAGTCATGCTGGCCCGGTTTATGGCTGACAAGTTTGTAACCGGCGAGTATGATGAAATCTATCTTACTTATACTCACTTTTATTCGCCCATTAGTCAGAAGCCGACAACTGTTAAACTGCTGCCGGTGGCTGGAATCGGTGACGGGGAAGAAATACCGCAGACTGAGTACATATTCGAACCGTCAGCCGGTGAGGTTTTGAGCTTGCTCTTGCCGCGCTATTTGGAAACAGTAATTTATGGAGCGCTCTTACAATCAGCGGCCAGCGAACTGGGCGCCAGGATGACTGCCATGGGTTCGGCGACTGATAACGCGCAAGAACTCATTTCCAAACTGACCTTAAACTACAATAAAGTACGCCAGGCCACCATTACCCGGGAAATTTCCGAGATTGTGGGCGGCGCCGAGGCGCTTAAGTAG
- the atpA gene encoding ATP synthase subunit alpha translates to MRPEEITAIIKQQIEHYQVDLNVDDVGTVIEVGDGIARIHGLEKAMAGELLEFPHDVFGMVLNLEEDNVGAVLLGGEIEIKEGDTVRRTGRIMQVPVGEAMVGRVVNAIGQPIDGKGPISTTEFRPVEYRAPGIADRQSVKEPLQTGIKAIDSMVPIGRGQRELIIGDRGTGKTAIAVDTIINQKGQGVICIYVAIGQKASTVARVVKTLEEAGAMDYTIVVAATASDSAPLQYLAPYAGVAMGEYFMYKGGAVLCVYDDLSKHAMAYRAMSLLLRRPPGREAYPGDVFYLHSRLLERAAKLSNELGGGSITALPVIETLAGDVSAYIPTNVISITDGQIFLESELFYSGIRPAINAGLSVSRVGGSAQIKAMKQVAGRLRLDLAQYRELAAFAQFGSDLDKATKAQLDRGQRMMEILKQPQYVPMPVEEQVMAIYNGIHGYLDDVAVEDVTKFEQDFLKFMRSNYAEVAKTIREKKVLDAETEVVLKKAIKEFKDTFVKVEAAR, encoded by the coding sequence ATGAGGCCAGAAGAAATAACGGCCATCATCAAACAACAAATTGAGCATTATCAGGTAGATCTCAATGTTGATGATGTTGGCACCGTTATCGAAGTAGGCGATGGTATCGCCCGGATTCACGGCCTGGAAAAGGCCATGGCCGGTGAATTGTTAGAGTTTCCGCATGACGTTTTCGGCATGGTGCTCAACCTTGAGGAAGACAATGTCGGCGCCGTACTTTTGGGTGGCGAAATCGAAATCAAGGAAGGCGACACCGTGCGCCGGACAGGGCGCATCATGCAGGTCCCCGTTGGCGAAGCTATGGTTGGACGCGTAGTAAACGCTATTGGCCAGCCTATTGATGGTAAAGGGCCGATTAGCACCACCGAATTCCGCCCTGTTGAATATCGCGCCCCGGGCATTGCCGATCGTCAGTCTGTTAAAGAACCGCTGCAAACAGGCATCAAAGCCATTGACTCCATGGTGCCCATCGGCCGCGGCCAGCGCGAACTTATTATCGGTGACCGCGGTACCGGTAAAACGGCCATTGCTGTGGATACAATTATTAACCAAAAAGGCCAGGGCGTTATCTGTATTTATGTTGCCATTGGACAAAAAGCTTCGACTGTTGCCCGTGTAGTTAAAACGCTGGAAGAAGCCGGCGCTATGGACTACACTATTGTTGTTGCCGCTACTGCATCTGACAGCGCTCCGCTGCAGTACCTGGCGCCTTATGCCGGGGTTGCCATGGGCGAATACTTTATGTATAAAGGTGGCGCTGTGCTGTGCGTGTATGACGATTTGTCCAAACACGCTATGGCATACCGGGCCATGTCGCTTTTATTACGTCGTCCTCCCGGACGCGAAGCTTATCCGGGCGATGTATTTTATTTACATTCCCGTTTATTGGAACGGGCGGCCAAATTGTCCAATGAACTTGGCGGCGGCTCGATTACCGCTCTGCCGGTTATCGAAACTCTGGCCGGTGACGTATCGGCGTATATTCCGACCAACGTCATCTCTATTACCGATGGTCAGATATTCCTTGAAAGCGAATTGTTCTACTCCGGTATCCGTCCGGCCATTAACGCCGGCCTGTCGGTATCACGGGTAGGCGGTTCGGCTCAGATAAAAGCCATGAAACAGGTAGCAGGCCGGCTGCGCCTTGACTTGGCACAATACCGCGAATTGGCGGCATTTGCCCAATTTGGTTCAGACCTTGACAAAGCCACCAAAGCTCAGCTTGACCGTGGTCAGCGGATGATGGAAATCTTAAAGCAGCCGCAATATGTGCCAATGCCGGTAGAAGAACAGGTTATGGCCATTTATAACGGTATTCACGGCTACCTTGACGATGTAGCTGTTGAGGATGTCACTAAGTTTGAGCAGGACTTCCTCAAATTCATGCGTAGCAATTACGCCGAAGTGGCCAAAACCATCAGGGAGAAGAAAGTCCTTGACGCTGAGACTGAGGTGGTTCTCAAAAAAGCCATTAAAGAATTTAAAGACACTTTTGTTAAAGTTGAAGCGGCGAGGTGA
- the atpH gene encoding ATP synthase subunit delta, whose amino-acid sequence MLTNQLALKYAQAIYEIANEKAMLDTVETQLKLVEATIAGHADLATLMYHPLVPAPAKKETINSVFADDLDGFVKNFLLLLIDKRREPALPAIIREYIRLANEARNIAEAQVFTARELSKDQLDALAAKLSKVTGKNIVLKTVVDGELLGGVIVKIGDKLIDGSVARQLKALKSALLTKQATAV is encoded by the coding sequence ATGCTAACCAATCAATTAGCTCTCAAATACGCCCAGGCTATCTATGAGATTGCTAATGAAAAAGCTATGCTGGACACGGTGGAAACGCAGCTTAAGTTAGTTGAAGCCACAATTGCAGGACATGCCGATTTGGCTACGCTCATGTATCACCCGCTTGTGCCGGCGCCGGCAAAAAAGGAAACAATTAACAGTGTTTTTGCCGATGATTTGGACGGTTTTGTAAAAAACTTTTTACTGCTGCTCATTGATAAACGCCGGGAACCTGCGTTGCCGGCCATTATCCGTGAGTACATACGACTGGCAAATGAAGCCAGAAATATTGCTGAAGCCCAAGTATTTACCGCCAGGGAACTTAGCAAAGACCAGCTTGACGCATTGGCGGCCAAGCTAAGCAAAGTTACCGGCAAAAATATTGTGCTTAAGACCGTTGTCGACGGGGAGTTGCTTGGCGGTGTTATTGTCAAAATCGGCGACAAACTGATTGATGGTAGCGTAGCCCGCCAACTCAAGGCGCTTAAATCGGCGTTGCTGACAAAACAAGCTACTGCTGTGTAG
- the atpF gene encoding ATP synthase subunit b, sodium ion specific: protein MVDLNATLIAQIINFLILVAILAKVAYKPLMQALADRQAKIAESLETAEQEKQAAEKLKQEYLAQLAEARTQAQAIVEKAAKLAEQTKEEILKEAREESARLLKATQEEIALERERAIAELKGEVVTLAVAAASKIIAQNMDEQANAKLVDDFISNLDGKKIGGLPC, encoded by the coding sequence TTGGTTGATTTGAATGCGACGCTTATAGCGCAAATTATAAATTTCCTTATACTTGTTGCTATCTTAGCTAAAGTGGCATATAAACCGCTGATGCAAGCACTGGCTGACCGGCAGGCCAAAATCGCTGAAAGCCTGGAAACGGCTGAACAGGAAAAGCAAGCTGCTGAGAAACTTAAGCAGGAATACCTTGCCCAACTGGCCGAAGCCCGGACTCAGGCTCAGGCTATTGTCGAAAAGGCCGCCAAACTGGCTGAACAGACTAAAGAGGAAATACTCAAAGAAGCCCGGGAAGAAAGCGCCCGCCTGTTAAAAGCCACTCAGGAAGAAATCGCGCTCGAACGTGAACGGGCCATCGCCGAACTTAAAGGTGAAGTTGTAACTTTGGCAGTAGCCGCAGCCTCCAAGATTATCGCCCAAAACATGGACGAACAAGCTAACGCCAAACTTGTTGATGATTTCATCAGTAATCTGGACGGCAAGAAAATAGGTGGTCTGCCATGCTAA
- the atpE gene encoding ATP synthase subunit c, sodium ion specific — MEHAIIIAASAIGAGLAIGLAAIGAGIGDGAVTAKAIEGMARQPEAKGTILVNMLISVGLIESIPIIAAVIAIVLVFANPFIK; from the coding sequence GTGGAACATGCCATTATTATTGCAGCCTCTGCCATCGGAGCCGGTTTGGCCATCGGTTTAGCCGCCATTGGCGCCGGTATCGGTGACGGTGCGGTAACCGCGAAGGCAATTGAGGGTATGGCAAGACAACCCGAAGCAAAAGGGACTATTCTCGTAAACATGTTGATTTCGGTAGGTTTGATCGAGTCTATTCCTATTATTGCGGCGGTTATTGCCATTGTGCTGGTATTTGCCAATCCGTTTATTAAGTAA
- the atpB gene encoding ATP synthase subunit a encodes MGHGGGGHEIGGHKLAHFAGLTFNLDTLYMTWLAMGIVIILAVIATRRLELVPRGWQNFLEMAVTALLDQIENTMGPKGKKLAPLIITLFLFLVVANELGLIPGLTSPTNDINTTLGLALMVIVLVHILGVIERGPVRYFKHFFEPFIPFVIINIIEELAKPITLSFRLFGNILAGEILLIILGMLVPYVIPTAWLAFSVFVGVVQAFIFTMLSMSYLSNSLKDEHH; translated from the coding sequence ATGGGACATGGTGGAGGAGGCCATGAGATTGGCGGACATAAGCTGGCGCATTTTGCCGGACTTACCTTTAATCTCGACACCTTATACATGACATGGCTGGCCATGGGCATTGTCATAATTCTGGCAGTAATTGCCACCCGGCGGCTGGAACTTGTTCCCCGGGGCTGGCAAAATTTTCTGGAAATGGCGGTTACCGCCTTGCTTGACCAGATTGAGAACACCATGGGGCCGAAAGGCAAAAAACTGGCGCCGCTTATTATTACCCTGTTTTTGTTTCTGGTTGTTGCCAACGAATTGGGGTTGATTCCGGGATTGACCTCGCCGACCAATGATATTAACACTACACTGGGATTGGCCTTGATGGTTATTGTCCTGGTACATATTCTCGGTGTTATTGAACGAGGGCCTGTCAGGTATTTTAAACACTTTTTTGAGCCGTTCATTCCCTTTGTTATCATTAACATTATTGAAGAACTGGCCAAGCCTATTACCTTATCCTTCCGTCTCTTCGGTAATATTTTGGCCGGTGAAATTCTGCTCATCATCCTGGGCATGCTGGTGCCGTATGTTATTCCGACGGCGTGGCTGGCCTTCAGCGTGTTTGTTGGCGTTGTTCAGGCATTCATTTTTACTATGCTGTCCATGTCGTATTTGTCCAACTCACTGAAAGACGAACATCACTAA
- the mnaA gene encoding UDP-N-acetylglucosamine 2-epimerase translates to MSHVKVMTVFGTRPEAIKMAPVVLELAKYPEYITPVVAVTAQHREMLDQVLNLFKITPDYDLDIMSRGQTLFDITCRAMQGLNEVLVKEKPDIVLVHGDTTTTFAGALAAFYHQAAVGHVEAGLRTGNKYSPFPEEMNRKLTGALTDIHFAPTATARQNLLQENITGESVFVTGNTVIDALKVTVDPAYRFTDRLLQNIDYDNRKVILVTTHRRENLGEPMRHVYQALRDIVTTFSDVEIVFPVHKNPLVRQVVQDELGGIERVNLIDPLDYQPFANLMARSYLVLTDSGGIQEEAPALGKPVLVLRDTTERPEAVTAGTVKLIGTDREQVYAATQKLLVDDVEYQRMANAVNPYGDGQASRRIVAAILYKYGLTARCPDEFKAGNS, encoded by the coding sequence ATGTCACATGTTAAGGTAATGACTGTCTTTGGCACCAGGCCTGAAGCCATTAAAATGGCGCCGGTGGTATTAGAGTTAGCCAAATATCCTGAATACATAACGCCGGTGGTGGCGGTAACGGCCCAACACCGTGAAATGCTTGACCAGGTGCTCAATCTATTTAAAATTACTCCTGACTATGATCTTGATATCATGAGCCGGGGTCAGACTTTGTTTGACATAACCTGCCGGGCCATGCAGGGCCTTAATGAGGTATTGGTCAAAGAAAAGCCTGACATTGTTCTTGTTCATGGTGATACCACTACAACTTTTGCCGGGGCGCTGGCCGCCTTTTACCACCAGGCCGCAGTCGGGCATGTTGAGGCCGGTCTGCGGACAGGCAATAAGTATTCGCCGTTTCCTGAGGAAATGAACCGTAAATTGACAGGGGCTTTAACTGATATTCACTTTGCGCCTACCGCTACTGCCAGGCAAAATTTGCTTCAGGAAAATATTACGGGTGAATCTGTCTTTGTTACCGGTAACACCGTGATTGATGCCTTAAAAGTTACCGTGGACCCCGCTTACCGCTTTACTGACCGGTTGCTGCAGAACATTGACTATGACAACCGTAAAGTTATTCTGGTCACCACGCACCGCCGTGAGAATCTGGGCGAACCCATGCGTCATGTTTATCAGGCATTGCGGGATATTGTTACAACCTTTTCCGATGTGGAAATCGTTTTTCCGGTACATAAAAACCCCCTGGTGCGTCAGGTGGTTCAGGACGAATTGGGCGGAATTGAGCGCGTCAATTTAATCGACCCGCTTGATTACCAGCCGTTTGCCAATCTCATGGCCAGGTCTTACCTGGTGCTCACCGACTCGGGCGGCATTCAGGAAGAAGCGCCGGCGCTCGGTAAACCGGTGTTGGTGCTCAGGGACACCACTGAGCGTCCGGAAGCCGTGACAGCCGGGACAGTTAAGCTTATTGGCACTGACCGGGAACAGGTGTATGCTGCAACGCAAAAGTTGCTTGTTGATGATGTTGAATATCAGCGTATGGCCAATGCTGTTAATCCTTACGGGGATGGTCAGGCATCCCGGCGGATTGTAGCGGCTATTTTATATAAATATGGTTTAACCGCCCGGTGTCCGGATGAATTTAAGGCCGGAAATAGTTAA
- the tagO gene encoding putative undecaprenyl-phosphate N-acetylglucosaminyl 1-phosphate transferase, whose protein sequence is MQTYIVAFTVALAAAYFITPHIKDLAIKAGAMDAPDARKVHTIPIPRMGGLAIYFGFVLAVLSSMHISHEILGLLLGGTVILAVGIIDDLRQLPAKVKLLGQIAAAAVLIMFDIRIEWLTNPFGDMIYVEYLSIPLTVLWVVSLTNTVNLIDGLDGLAAGVSTIASITILLVALEQDFWTVAILTAALAGSALGFLQHNFNPAKIFMGDTGSMFLGYMLAAVSVLGTVKSAATIALVVPIVALGLPIMDTAFAIIRRYMSGRPIFKPDKGHLHHRLLALGLSQKQAVLLMYVISGCLGVSAIALTEVSKVSGALILLLIITAAFFGAKKIGVLKNNDGVLKDSDSVKSH, encoded by the coding sequence ATGCAAACATATATAGTGGCTTTTACTGTTGCCCTGGCAGCAGCTTACTTTATTACTCCTCATATTAAGGACTTAGCCATTAAAGCAGGAGCCATGGACGCTCCTGACGCTCGGAAAGTGCATACTATACCCATTCCCCGTATGGGTGGACTGGCAATATATTTTGGGTTTGTTCTGGCGGTGTTGTCCAGCATGCACATTAGCCATGAAATTTTGGGGTTGCTCTTGGGCGGCACTGTCATTTTGGCAGTGGGGATTATTGACGACTTAAGGCAATTGCCGGCTAAGGTCAAGCTGTTAGGCCAGATCGCGGCGGCCGCTGTGCTCATCATGTTCGATATTCGTATTGAATGGCTGACAAATCCATTTGGTGATATGATCTATGTTGAGTACTTATCCATTCCCCTTACTGTTTTGTGGGTGGTCAGCCTTACGAATACAGTCAACCTCATTGACGGGTTGGACGGATTGGCGGCAGGGGTATCGACAATTGCCTCAATCACTATTTTGCTGGTCGCGTTGGAGCAAGATTTCTGGACGGTAGCCATTTTGACAGCGGCGCTGGCCGGTAGTGCCCTGGGCTTTTTGCAGCATAATTTTAATCCGGCCAAAATTTTTATGGGTGATACCGGCAGCATGTTCTTAGGGTATATGCTGGCGGCCGTTTCTGTGCTTGGCACCGTTAAAAGCGCGGCCACGATTGCGTTGGTTGTACCCATCGTGGCCCTGGGACTGCCGATTATGGACACGGCCTTTGCCATTATTCGCCGCTACATGAGTGGCCGGCCAATTTTTAAACCGGACAAGGGGCACTTGCACCACCGTCTGCTGGCTTTAGGCTTAAGCCAAAAACAGGCTGTACTGCTCATGTATGTAATTAGCGGTTGTCTGGGTGTAAGCGCTATTGCCCTGACTGAGGTAAGCAAAGTGTCCGGCGCGCTCATATTGCTGCTCATTATCACAGCAGCGTTTTTTGGCGCCAAAAAAATTGGCGTGTTGAAAAATAACGACGGTGTGCTTAAAGATAGCGATTCGGTTAAGAGCCATTAA
- the upp gene encoding Uracil phosphoribosyltransferase: MQVKIIDHPLIQHKLSLIRDVKTGTKEFRELLEEIAMLMAYELTRNLPLEETQIETPLTTCTCKTLSGKKLGVVPILRAGLGMVNGIVKLIPAAKVGHIGVYRDPETLKPVEYYCKLPSDVAEREFIVIDPMLATGGSSVAAIDMLKARGAKHIKLMCLVAAPEGVNLVNDHHPDVEIYVAAVDSHLNDHGYIVPGLGDAGDRIFGTK; encoded by the coding sequence ATGCAAGTGAAAATAATCGATCATCCGCTCATACAACACAAACTGTCGCTCATTCGCGATGTTAAAACCGGTACTAAGGAATTTCGCGAACTTTTAGAGGAAATCGCCATGCTGATGGCCTATGAATTGACGCGTAACTTACCGCTGGAGGAAACTCAGATTGAAACCCCGCTGACAACTTGCACCTGCAAGACCCTGTCGGGCAAAAAACTTGGCGTAGTGCCAATCCTGCGGGCCGGCCTGGGCATGGTCAACGGGATTGTCAAGCTGATTCCGGCGGCGAAAGTCGGCCATATTGGCGTATACCGCGATCCTGAAACCTTAAAGCCGGTTGAATACTACTGCAAACTGCCCAGCGATGTGGCTGAACGCGAATTCATTGTCATTGATCCGATGCTGGCAACCGGCGGTTCGTCGGTTGCTGCTATCGACATGCTTAAAGCCAGAGGTGCGAAACACATTAAGCTTATGTGCCTGGTAGCTGCGCCTGAGGGCGTAAACCTGGTCAACGACCACCACCCTGATGTTGAGATTTATGTTGCGGCAGTGGATAGCCATCTCAACGACCATGGCTATATCGTTCCCGGCTTGGGTGACGCCGGTGACCGCATTTTTGGGACTAAATAA